In a genomic window of Mycolicibacillus parakoreensis:
- a CDS encoding DUF2613 domain-containing protein, with amino-acid sequence MQRFVVPAAASVVVGLLLGAAATFGITLMVQQDTKPQIAGGDPQSSVLNRVEYGDRS; translated from the coding sequence ATGCAGCGGTTTGTGGTGCCCGCCGCGGCCAGCGTGGTCGTCGGCCTGCTGCTCGGCGCGGCCGCGACCTTCGGGATCACCTTGATGGTGCAGCAGGACACCAAACCGCAGATCGCCGGCGGTGACCCGCAGTCGTCGGTGCTCAACCGGGTTGAGTACGGCGACCGCAGCTGA
- a CDS encoding PPE family protein produces the protein MFPDFGALPPEINATRLYAGPGSGPMLAASSAWHGLANELSSAATKYQLEITGLANTWKGVAGQRMAAAAAPHIQWLTTTAAEAEQAGAQAAAQGLAYETARAATTPPPVIAANRSLQASLLATNILGQNTAAIMATETIYLEMWAQCAAAMYSYAAATAQSSALPQHSPARQNTNPTGALNQAAAMVDTTGAAGATGGNSLTSFIPSGLTGSGGDPAALVGESLRGPFFAMGTIASGVGFLQRMGGSGALGSSAITGANGMMFTPATVAATTPGLSGALGSAPTSSPITASLAGATRVGRLSVPASWAGTAPSANATMGALSGGATSGASGASSGAGTVGGVPLSGAGAAGRGIGDGVVRTGPRAFVMPRPMSAG, from the coding sequence ATGTTCCCCGACTTCGGCGCCCTCCCCCCCGAGATCAACGCGACCCGGCTCTACGCCGGTCCCGGCTCGGGGCCGATGTTGGCGGCCTCGAGCGCCTGGCACGGGTTGGCCAACGAGTTGAGTTCGGCGGCGACGAAGTATCAGCTGGAGATCACCGGGTTGGCCAACACCTGGAAAGGGGTGGCCGGCCAGCGCATGGCCGCGGCCGCCGCTCCCCACATCCAGTGGCTGACCACCACCGCCGCCGAGGCCGAACAGGCCGGCGCCCAGGCCGCCGCGCAAGGCCTCGCCTACGAGACCGCCCGCGCCGCCACCACCCCACCGCCGGTGATCGCGGCCAACCGCAGCCTGCAGGCCTCCCTGCTCGCCACCAACATCCTCGGCCAGAACACCGCCGCGATCATGGCCACCGAGACCATCTACCTGGAGATGTGGGCGCAGTGCGCCGCGGCGATGTACAGCTACGCCGCCGCCACCGCGCAGTCCAGCGCGCTGCCGCAGCACAGCCCGGCGCGGCAGAACACCAACCCGACCGGGGCCCTGAACCAGGCCGCGGCCATGGTCGACACCACCGGCGCCGCCGGCGCCACCGGCGGCAACTCGCTCACCTCGTTCATCCCGTCGGGCCTCACCGGGTCCGGGGGCGACCCGGCCGCGCTGGTCGGCGAGTCGCTGCGCGGGCCGTTCTTCGCGATGGGAACCATCGCCTCGGGGGTCGGGTTCCTGCAGCGGATGGGCGGCTCCGGCGCGCTCGGTTCCTCGGCGATCACCGGCGCCAACGGGATGATGTTCACCCCGGCGACCGTGGCCGCGACGACTCCCGGGCTGAGCGGCGCGCTGGGCAGCGCCCCCACCAGCTCCCCGATCACGGCCAGCCTGGCCGGCGCGACCCGCGTGGGCCGTCTGTCGGTGCCGGCGAGCTGGGCCGGTACCGCCCCCTCCGCCAACGCCACCATGGGGGCGCTGTCCGGCGGCGCGACCTCGGGGGCCAGCGGCGCGTCGTCGGGCGCGGGCACCGTCGGCGGGGTGCCGCTGTCGGGGGCCGGCGCGGCCGGACGCGGGATCGGCGACGGCGTGGTGCGCACCGGTCCGCGCGCGTTCGTCATGCCCCGCCCCATGTCCGCCGGATAG
- a CDS encoding MaoC/PaaZ C-terminal domain-containing protein, with the protein MTGQSSTLTNMVRAAVGALPIVSRPDTLPQHTLRVKDLRLDPANVAAYAHVTGLRFGDTVPLTYPFALSFPTVMALVTGFDFPFAAMGAVHTENHITRYRPIAVTDTVDLAVHAANLREHRKGLLVDIVTDVHVGNDLAWHQVTTFLHQQRTSLSDEPKPPPVKQPKLPPANALLRISARQIRRYAEVGGDHNPIHTSKLGAKLFGFPTVIAHGMYSAAAVLANVEARLPDAVSYSVRFGKPILLPATVGLYTERTADGWALSLRHLTKGYPHLTATVAAGL; encoded by the coding sequence ATGACCGGGCAATCCAGCACGCTGACGAACATGGTGCGTGCGGCGGTCGGGGCGCTGCCGATCGTGTCGCGGCCCGACACCCTGCCGCAGCACACGCTGCGGGTGAAGGACCTGCGGTTGGACCCGGCCAACGTGGCCGCCTACGCCCACGTCACCGGGCTGCGCTTCGGCGACACCGTGCCGCTGACCTATCCGTTCGCGCTGAGCTTTCCCACGGTCATGGCGCTGGTGACCGGGTTCGATTTCCCGTTCGCCGCGATGGGGGCGGTGCACACCGAGAACCACATCACCCGCTACCGGCCGATCGCGGTCACCGACACCGTCGACCTCGCGGTGCATGCGGCGAACCTGCGCGAGCACCGCAAGGGCCTGCTGGTCGACATCGTCACCGACGTGCACGTCGGCAACGACTTGGCCTGGCACCAGGTGACGACGTTTTTGCACCAGCAGCGCACCAGCCTCTCCGACGAGCCGAAGCCCCCGCCGGTCAAGCAGCCCAAGCTGCCGCCGGCCAACGCGCTGCTGCGGATCAGCGCCCGCCAGATCCGCCGCTACGCCGAGGTGGGCGGCGACCACAACCCGATCCACACCAGCAAACTGGGCGCGAAGCTGTTCGGGTTCCCCACCGTGATCGCCCACGGCATGTACTCGGCGGCGGCGGTGCTGGCCAACGTCGAGGCGCGCCTCCCGGATGCGGTCAGCTACTCGGTGCGGTTCGGCAAGCCGATCCTGCTGCCGGCCACGGTGGGGCTCTACACCGAGCGCACCGCCGACGGGTGGGCGTTGTCGCTGCGCCACCTCACCAAGGGCTATCCGCACTTGACCGCCACCGTCGCCGCGGGGCTCTGA
- a CDS encoding TetR/AcrR family transcriptional regulator codes for MAGTKRLPRAVREQQMLDAAVEMFSINGYHETSMDVIAAKAEISKPMLYLYYGSKEDLFGACLDRELQRFIDAVRADIDLEQGAHGLLATTIDTFLHYIDANRASWIVLYTQATSSQTFAHTVREGRERIIDLVTRLVQSGTRHPDPDDDFELMAVALVGAGEAVATRVSTGDADVKEASALLTQLFWRGLKGTPPERDAAPA; via the coding sequence ATGGCGGGAACCAAACGGCTGCCCCGCGCCGTGCGCGAACAGCAGATGCTCGACGCCGCGGTGGAGATGTTCTCGATCAACGGCTACCACGAGACGTCGATGGACGTCATCGCCGCGAAGGCCGAGATCTCCAAGCCGATGCTCTACCTCTACTACGGCTCCAAGGAGGATCTCTTCGGTGCCTGCCTGGACCGCGAGCTGCAGCGGTTCATCGACGCGGTGCGCGCCGACATCGACCTCGAGCAGGGCGCCCACGGCCTGCTGGCCACCACGATCGACACGTTCCTGCACTACATCGACGCCAACCGGGCGTCGTGGATCGTGCTCTACACCCAGGCCACCAGCTCCCAGACGTTCGCCCACACGGTGCGCGAGGGCCGGGAACGCATCATCGATCTGGTGACCCGGCTGGTGCAGTCCGGCACCCGTCACCCCGACCCCGACGATGATTTCGAGCTGATGGCGGTGGCGCTGGTCGGCGCCGGCGAGGCGGTGGCCACCCGGGTGAGCACCGGCGACGCCGACGTCAAGGAGGCGTCGGCGCTGCTGACCCAGCTGTTCTGGCGCGGCCTGAAGGGCACCCCGCCGGAGCGTGACGCCGCACCGGCCTGA
- a CDS encoding glycoside hydrolase family 3 N-terminal domain-containing protein yields the protein MILRSGLARVLVALAALCALLLACSHSGEHPASAQPSTPEAPADPAAPQTPAAAAVCGDVTQLPRREKLAQLLMVGVRDAGDARAAVTDHHVGGIFVGSWTDLSMLTDGSLNDITGAAGPWALAVSVDEEGGRVSRLSSLIGSSPSARVLAQTQTPEEVYGVALDRGHQMRELGITVDFAPVVDLSDAGADTVIGDRSFGSDPAAVAEFAGAYARGLHDAGVTPVFKHFPGHGHASGDSHTGGVSTPPLEQLEADDLVPYQSLVTQPGAAVMLGHMQVPGLTGDDPASLSPAAVNLLRTGGYGGPGFGGVVYTDDLSSMAAINSRYGVGEAVLRALQAGVDVALWVTTDEVPAVLDHLEQAVDSGALSMQAVDAAAGRVVAAKGPGPACTG from the coding sequence ATGATTTTACGATCCGGGCTCGCCCGTGTCCTGGTCGCGCTCGCGGCGCTCTGCGCTTTGCTGTTGGCGTGCTCGCACTCCGGGGAGCACCCGGCCTCGGCGCAGCCGAGCACCCCCGAGGCGCCGGCGGACCCGGCCGCGCCGCAGACCCCCGCGGCCGCCGCGGTCTGCGGTGACGTCACCCAGCTGCCGCGCCGCGAGAAGTTGGCGCAGCTGCTGATGGTGGGGGTGCGCGACGCCGGCGACGCCCGCGCGGCGGTCACCGACCATCACGTGGGCGGCATCTTCGTCGGCAGCTGGACCGACCTGTCGATGCTCACCGACGGGTCGCTGAACGACATCACCGGCGCGGCCGGCCCGTGGGCGCTGGCGGTCAGCGTCGACGAGGAGGGCGGCCGGGTCTCGCGGCTGTCGTCGCTGATCGGCTCGTCGCCGTCGGCGCGGGTGCTGGCCCAGACCCAGACCCCCGAGGAGGTGTACGGCGTCGCGCTGGACCGCGGCCACCAGATGCGCGAATTGGGGATCACGGTGGACTTCGCCCCGGTCGTCGACCTCAGCGACGCCGGCGCCGACACGGTGATCGGGGACCGGTCGTTCGGGTCGGACCCGGCGGCGGTCGCCGAGTTCGCCGGGGCCTACGCGCGCGGGCTGCACGACGCCGGGGTGACCCCGGTGTTCAAACACTTCCCCGGCCACGGCCACGCCTCCGGGGACTCGCACACCGGCGGGGTGAGCACCCCGCCGCTGGAGCAGCTCGAGGCCGACGACCTGGTGCCCTACCAGAGCCTGGTCACCCAGCCGGGCGCGGCGGTGATGCTCGGGCACATGCAGGTGCCCGGGTTGACCGGCGACGATCCGGCCAGCCTCAGCCCGGCCGCGGTGAACCTGCTGCGCACCGGCGGCTACGGCGGGCCGGGGTTCGGCGGCGTGGTCTACACCGACGACCTGTCGTCGATGGCGGCGATCAACTCCCGCTACGGCGTCGGCGAGGCGGTGCTGCGCGCCCTGCAGGCCGGCGTCGACGTGGCGCTGTGGGTCACCACCGACGAGGTGCCGGCGGTGCTCGACCACCTCGAGCAGGCGGTCGACTCCGGGGCGCTGTCGATGCAGGCGGTCGACGCCGCCGCCGGTCGGGTCGTGGCGGCCAAGGGGCCGGGGCCGGCCTGCACCGGCTGA